From Rhodococcus antarcticus, the proteins below share one genomic window:
- a CDS encoding NAD-dependent epimerase/dehydratase family protein, whose amino-acid sequence MKVLVTGAHGKVGRATVTALQEAGHDVTATDVARPVFDTPEPGAPRYQQADLTDAGQVYGIVRGHDVVVHCAAIPEPTQNPPEVVFGNNLMSLFHVIEASVRFGVTRVVNLSSETVPGFFFPERDFLPTYVPVDEEHPIAPQDPYALAKHFGEQLCDAAVRRSDMRCTSIRPSWVQTADNYARNLGPLLADRSLLSASLWAYIDALDLADALVLAVESDLPGHEVFYIASPDNVGGRDFAAAVHEHYGDAIELREVDRVDASGITSAKAQRMLGWTPTRSWRDHLTPEGRPLA is encoded by the coding sequence GTGAAGGTCCTGGTCACAGGTGCGCACGGCAAGGTCGGACGCGCGACGGTCACGGCACTGCAGGAGGCCGGCCACGACGTCACCGCCACCGACGTCGCCCGCCCCGTCTTCGACACCCCCGAGCCCGGCGCCCCGCGCTACCAGCAGGCCGACCTCACCGACGCCGGCCAGGTCTACGGCATCGTCCGTGGCCACGACGTCGTCGTGCACTGCGCCGCCATCCCGGAGCCGACGCAGAACCCGCCCGAGGTCGTGTTCGGCAACAACCTCATGTCCCTGTTCCACGTGATCGAGGCGTCCGTGCGCTTCGGCGTGACGCGCGTGGTCAACCTCTCCAGCGAGACGGTGCCGGGCTTCTTCTTCCCCGAGCGCGACTTCCTGCCGACGTACGTGCCGGTGGACGAGGAGCACCCGATCGCCCCGCAGGACCCGTACGCACTGGCGAAGCACTTCGGCGAGCAGCTGTGCGACGCGGCCGTCCGGCGCAGCGACATGCGGTGCACCTCGATCCGCCCCTCCTGGGTGCAGACCGCCGACAACTACGCACGCAACCTCGGACCGCTGCTGGCCGATCGCTCCCTGCTCAGCGCGAGCCTGTGGGCCTACATCGACGCACTCGACCTGGCCGACGCCCTCGTGCTCGCGGTGGAGTCCGACCTGCCCGGGCACGAGGTGTTCTACATCGCGAGCCCGGACAACGTGGGCGGGCGGGACTTCGCCGCCGCGGTGCACGAGCACTATGGCGACGCGATCGAGCTGCGCGAGGTGGACCGCGTGGACGCCTCGGGGATCAC